One Silene latifolia isolate original U9 population chromosome 4, ASM4854445v1, whole genome shotgun sequence DNA segment encodes these proteins:
- the LOC141651817 gene encoding uncharacterized protein LOC141651817: MCLSSDVSYHPRCSKLKLTHLVFADDLMIFTRGDLPSVQKATAILSTFSHWSGLTANLEKTDIYFGGVHPTVKALILERVGIKEGSFPFRYLGYPINDSRLTMDMYNALILKLQTLKGTYSIQHLSYAGRIQVLNSIVFGLNNFSVHRLIIATKQICLLISKISRDIFSGRSDKKKKHIFKAWDCFSKVSRGVLLLRDARIKQLGTLFERFSYALQPHYRDRFFVKKAYDSPRCSYTVLAVYKAIHRTTILPRHKIILMLAIQQKLATQDLLITRGIVLVNRCYLCKAAAESADHLFFACPYAAGLLTLFAVDKNYLPPLLHSTPCLLCIAGVRGVRNHCLAAALVVWFMLFGQRGMLVHLGIRRGLSRLFSVN, encoded by the exons ATGTGCCTTTCTTCTGATGTTTCCTATCACCCTAGATGCTCAAAACTCAAGCTCACTCATCTGGTctttgctgatgatctcatgaTTTTTACTAGAGGAGATTTGCCTTCAGTTCAAAAAGCTACTGCCATTTTGAGCACCTTCTCTCATTGGTCTGGCTTGACTGCTAATTTGGAGAAAACTGACATTTATTTTGGGGGTGTGCATCCTACAGTCAAAGCTCTTATTCTGGAAAGAGTTGGGATTAAAGAGGGATCCTTTCCCTTCAGATATCTGGGCTATCCAATAAATGATTCCAGGCTTACTATGGACATGTATAATGCTTTGATTCTAAAGCTTCAGACCCTAAAGGGGACCTACTCTATTCAGCACCTTTCTTATGCTGGGAGAATTCAAGTCCTGAACTCCATAGTTTTTGGTCTTAATAACTTCTCGGTGCATCGGCTTATTATTGCCACAAAGCAGATTTGCCTTCTTATCTCCAAAATTAGCAGGGATATTTTCTCGGGAAGATCCGACAAGAAGAAGAAGCACATCTTTAAAGCCTG GGACTGTTTCTCGAAAGTCTCGAGAGGAGTTCTTCTTCTTAGAGATGCTCGCATTAAGCAACTAGGCACTTTGTTCGAGCGATTCAGCTATGCTCTCCAACCGCATTATCGGGATCGGTTTTTCGTGAAGAAAGCTTATGATAGCCCGAGATGCTCTTATACTGTCCTTGCTGTCTATAAAGCTATTCACAGAACTACTATTCTTCCACGGCATAAAATCATCCTCATGCTAGCTATTCAACAAAAGCTAGCTACCCAAGATCTCTTAATTACTCGAGGGATTGTCCTTGTGAACAGATGCTACTTGTGCAAAGCTGCAGCTGAAAGTGCTGATCACTTGTTCTTTGCTTGCCCTTATGCTGCAGGATTGCTCACTCTTTTTGCGGTGGATAAAAACTACCTTCCTCCCTTACTTCACTCTACTCCTTGCTTACTATGTATAGCAGGGGTCAGGGGAGTACGAAACCATTGTTTAGCTGCGGCATTGGTAGTCTGGTTTATGCTATTTGGGCAGAGAGGAATGCTCGTGCATTTAGGGATCAGGAGAGGTCTATCCAGGCTGTTTTCAGTGAACTAA